A genomic segment from Rubrobacter tropicus encodes:
- a CDS encoding alpha/beta fold hydrolase, protein MKNADHQAGYAPVNGLEMYYEIHGTGEPLVLLHGAYMTVDAMGEILPGLAETRRVIAVELQGHGRTADVDRPITYEQMADDVAALLRHLGTEKADVFGFSMGGGVALQLAIRHPGLVRKLVIASASYTSEGMQPGLHEMLPSITPEMFAGSPIEAAYKEVAPNPGDFPTLVEKLKRLDITPFSWPAEDVRRIEAPAMIVVGDADAIRLEHAVEMFRLLGGGAMGDLAGFSKSRLVVLPGTAHFVPPGSGVLDRAGWLLPMVGGFLDAPVPETGPDAGSGA, encoded by the coding sequence ATGAAAAACGCGGACCACCAGGCAGGATACGCCCCCGTAAACGGGCTCGAAATGTACTACGAGATCCACGGCACGGGCGAACCGCTGGTCCTGCTCCACGGCGCTTACATGACGGTCGACGCCATGGGAGAGATCTTGCCCGGCCTGGCCGAGACCCGTCGGGTGATCGCCGTCGAGCTGCAAGGGCACGGCCGCACCGCCGACGTCGATCGTCCCATCACCTACGAGCAGATGGCCGACGACGTGGCGGCCCTGCTGCGGCATCTGGGTACCGAAAAGGCCGACGTCTTCGGCTTTAGCATGGGGGGCGGCGTCGCGCTGCAGCTCGCCATCCGACACCCCGGCCTGGTGCGCAAGCTGGTGATCGCCTCGGCCTCCTACACGAGCGAAGGCATGCAGCCCGGGTTGCACGAGATGCTCCCGAGCATCACGCCCGAGATGTTCGCCGGGTCCCCGATCGAGGCGGCCTACAAAGAGGTCGCGCCGAACCCCGGAGATTTTCCCACGTTGGTCGAGAAGCTCAAGAGGCTGGATATAACGCCCTTCTCCTGGCCGGCCGAAGACGTGCGGAGGATCGAGGCCCCCGCCATGATCGTCGTCGGAGACGCCGACGCGATCCGCCTCGAACACGCCGTCGAGATGTTCCGGCTGCTCGGCGGCGGCGCCATGGGGGATCTGGCCGGGTTCTCCAAATCCCGACTCGTGGTGCTCCCCGGAACCGCCCACTTCGTCCCCCCCGGCAGCGGGGTCCTGGACCGCGCCGGGTGGCTGCTCCCGATGGTCGGCGGGTTCCTCGACGCGCCCGTGCCGGAGACCGGGCCGGACGCGGGGAGCGGGGCGTGA
- a CDS encoding serine hydrolase: MLQQQVQEAIDGLVESGAERGLQVAVYRRGEQVVEATAGVADPETGRPVAPDTPFYAYSTGKGATATVAHVLVERGAFDYETKIAELWPEFGAHGKEAATVRHALTHTVGVPGIPAGTTPEDLCDWDGMCAAIADSEPWWEPGTRTAYHAYTFGYIVGEIVRRSTGKPISQVLWEDVAEPLGVADELYFGVPESELGRLARLEDAEGSAEFLAAMPDDSPFFKWGPRATVPTAEFGNRPDVLMADIPAGGKTSARAIARMYAALMDEVNGVRLLTPARLREVSAAAFSGVDEIMGNPVSWALGYALGRPGGDPEGPSTSFGMGGVGGSYAYADPEIGVAFALTKNRLTPDFGAAERVARLVADAIGEGGGSRGESDEPESDLPDGLGRPARRALVGAGYSRLDQFASVSEAEVLRLHGMGPKALGRLRRALDARGLSFADGEASNTATEPRKESR; the protein is encoded by the coding sequence ATGCTTCAACAGCAGGTCCAGGAAGCCATAGACGGGCTGGTCGAGTCTGGAGCAGAGAGGGGCCTGCAGGTAGCCGTCTACCGGCGCGGCGAGCAGGTGGTCGAGGCCACAGCGGGCGTCGCCGACCCGGAGACCGGACGCCCCGTCGCCCCGGACACGCCGTTCTACGCCTACTCGACCGGAAAGGGCGCGACCGCGACCGTGGCGCACGTGCTCGTGGAGCGCGGCGCGTTCGATTACGAAACGAAAATCGCGGAGCTGTGGCCCGAGTTTGGAGCCCACGGCAAGGAGGCCGCGACCGTGCGCCACGCGCTGACGCACACGGTCGGCGTGCCCGGCATACCGGCCGGCACCACGCCGGAGGACCTGTGCGACTGGGATGGGATGTGCGCCGCGATCGCCGACTCGGAGCCCTGGTGGGAGCCGGGGACCAGGACCGCCTACCACGCCTACACGTTCGGCTACATCGTCGGCGAGATCGTGCGCCGGTCCACCGGTAAGCCGATCTCGCAGGTACTGTGGGAGGACGTGGCCGAACCGCTGGGCGTAGCAGACGAACTCTACTTCGGCGTTCCAGAATCCGAGCTCGGCCGGTTGGCGCGGCTGGAGGACGCCGAAGGCAGCGCGGAGTTCCTCGCCGCGATGCCGGACGACTCCCCGTTCTTCAAGTGGGGTCCGCGCGCTACCGTCCCGACCGCCGAGTTCGGCAACCGCCCCGACGTGCTGATGGCCGACATCCCCGCCGGCGGCAAGACGTCCGCCCGCGCCATCGCGCGCATGTACGCCGCGTTGATGGATGAGGTGAACGGCGTGCGGCTCCTCACGCCCGCAAGGCTGCGCGAGGTCTCCGCCGCGGCGTTCAGCGGCGTCGACGAGATCATGGGAAACCCGGTCTCGTGGGCGCTCGGCTACGCCCTCGGACGCCCCGGGGGCGACCCGGAAGGGCCTTCGACCTCGTTCGGGATGGGCGGGGTCGGTGGAAGCTACGCGTACGCCGACCCCGAAATCGGGGTGGCGTTCGCGCTGACGAAGAACAGGCTCACCCCGGACTTCGGCGCCGCTGAGAGAGTCGCGCGGCTCGTGGCGGATGCGATCGGCGAGGGAGGCGGTTCGCGCGGGGAGAGCGATGAGCCAGAGAGCGACCTTCCGGACGGGCTGGGCAGGCCGGCACGACGGGCGCTCGTCGGGGCCGGATACTCGCGGCTAGATCAGTTCGCCTCCGTCAGCGAGGCCGAGGTCCTCCGGCTGCACGGGATGGGTCCCAAGGCGTTAGGCCGGCTCCGCCGCGCCCTCGACGCCAGAGGTCTGTCGTTCGCCGACGGCGAGGCTTCCAACACAGCTACCGAACCCCGAAAGGAGTCCCGATGA
- a CDS encoding alpha/beta fold hydrolase — MNQSRTGTLKVPGATLYYEVRGAGPVLLMIPGGPADAGGFAPIRDILSDRYTVVTYDPRGLSRSPLDGDALDVTVRTFADDAHRLLASFGTGPACVLGDSGGALVGIELAVRHPEQVRALVAHEPPLTRLLEDADEHARFAREVYDTYLAEGTGPAMQKFLASAGLPLDPPEAPGGPTPEMAEAMARMQGNMDYFLGHMWLPLGDYAPDIHRLRTRQIAVAVGEASEGQLAHRAALALAGRLGKRPAVLPGGHSGIGSQPEVFAWRLHEILASTGAPEEGTPF, encoded by the coding sequence ATGAACCAGTCCCGCACGGGCACGTTAAAGGTTCCGGGCGCGACGCTTTACTACGAGGTGCGCGGCGCCGGCCCCGTGTTGCTGATGATCCCGGGCGGTCCGGCGGACGCCGGCGGGTTCGCGCCCATCAGGGACATCCTCTCCGACCGGTACACGGTGGTCACCTACGATCCCCGGGGGTTGTCCCGCAGCCCGTTGGATGGCGATGCTCTGGACGTAACGGTCCGGACGTTCGCCGACGACGCGCACCGGCTGCTCGCGTCGTTCGGGACCGGACCGGCGTGCGTGCTCGGCGACAGCGGCGGCGCCCTGGTCGGCATCGAACTGGCAGTCCGGCACCCGGAGCAGGTGCGGGCGCTGGTCGCCCACGAGCCGCCCCTCACCCGCCTGCTCGAAGACGCCGACGAGCACGCCAGGTTCGCGCGGGAGGTCTACGACACTTATCTGGCAGAGGGGACAGGTCCCGCGATGCAGAAGTTCCTCGCCTCCGCCGGATTGCCCCTGGACCCGCCCGAGGCGCCCGGCGGGCCGACGCCGGAGATGGCCGAGGCGATGGCCCGGATGCAGGGGAACATGGACTACTTCCTCGGGCACATGTGGTTACCGCTCGGCGACTACGCGCCGGATATTCATCGGCTGCGGACGCGGCAGATCGCGGTGGCCGTGGGGGAGGCTTCGGAGGGGCAACTCGCCCACCGTGCGGCACTGGCCCTGGCCGGGCGGCTGGGGAAGAGACCCGCCGTCCTGCCCGGCGGGCATTCCGGGATCGGGAGCCAACCCGAGGTCTTCGCCTGGCGGCTGCACGAGATACTGGCGTCAACCGGGGCCCCGGAAGAAGGGACACCGTTTTGA
- a CDS encoding SDR family NAD(P)-dependent oxidoreductase, with protein sequence MLLEGKNAVVYGGGGAIGGAVARAFAGEGARVFLAGRTLAKLDEVAGEIRSNGGVAETAVVDALDERAVEEHAGAVVEEAGGIDVSFNAISIRDVQLVPFVEISRGDFMSPILTGTTTHFLTARAAGRRMAERGSGVILTLSSSAVRGFVPGVRLGGFGIAGTAIEALTKLLAAELGPQGVRAVCLRSEGIPESWKDASTEDWSAPTAEIEAHIKARSLLGRTTTLADVGNAAAFLASDRAAATTGTVFNLTSGTVVD encoded by the coding sequence ATGTTGCTAGAGGGCAAGAACGCCGTGGTTTACGGTGGGGGAGGGGCGATAGGCGGGGCCGTCGCCCGTGCCTTCGCCGGCGAGGGGGCGCGCGTCTTCCTCGCCGGCCGCACGCTGGCGAAGCTCGACGAGGTGGCTGGTGAGATCCGCTCGAACGGCGGTGTGGCCGAGACCGCTGTTGTGGACGCGCTCGACGAGCGGGCCGTCGAGGAGCACGCCGGGGCCGTGGTCGAGGAGGCCGGGGGCATCGACGTCTCCTTCAACGCCATCTCGATCAGGGACGTGCAGCTGGTCCCGTTCGTCGAGATATCTCGCGGGGATTTTATGAGCCCGATCCTGACCGGCACGACCACCCATTTTCTGACGGCGCGGGCTGCGGGGCGGCGCATGGCCGAGAGGGGATCGGGCGTGATCCTGACGCTCTCATCCTCAGCCGTTCGCGGGTTCGTGCCCGGGGTCCGCCTTGGGGGATTCGGGATCGCGGGCACGGCCATCGAGGCCCTCACGAAGCTGCTGGCGGCCGAGCTCGGCCCGCAAGGCGTCCGTGCCGTGTGCCTGCGGTCGGAGGGGATACCGGAGAGCTGGAAGGACGCCTCGACCGAGGACTGGTCCGCCCCTACCGCCGAGATCGAGGCCCACATAAAGGCCCGTTCTTTGCTTGGGCGGACGACGACGCTCGCCGACGTCGGCAACGCGGCGGCGTTTCTGGCATCCGACCGGGCCGCCGCCACGACCGGGACCGTCTTCAACCTGACCAGCGGCACGGTCGTCGACTAG
- a CDS encoding TetR/AcrR family transcriptional regulator: MVEAGTELAREGGPDAVVLREATRRVGVAPSAAYRHFADRRALLDAVCSAAQSALAVAIEDELAGLPRGKDPAEAARAGLRGVGTGYLRFARSEPGLFRTAFSASDNLRSAASPARAGEGGLTPFQLLGAALDELVEAGVLPPGRRTGAEFLAWSAVHGLAMLLIDGPLRGLDEATAHNAGQRLIDMVERGL, encoded by the coding sequence TTGGTGGAGGCGGGTACGGAGCTTGCGCGCGAGGGCGGGCCGGACGCGGTGGTGCTGCGCGAGGCGACCCGGCGGGTGGGCGTGGCGCCGAGCGCCGCGTACCGGCACTTCGCCGACCGGCGGGCGCTTCTGGACGCGGTCTGCTCGGCCGCCCAGTCGGCGCTGGCCGTGGCGATAGAAGATGAGTTGGCCGGTCTGCCGCGCGGGAAGGACCCCGCCGAGGCCGCGCGCGCGGGCCTGCGCGGCGTCGGGACCGGCTACCTGCGGTTCGCCCGGTCCGAGCCGGGCCTGTTCCGGACGGCCTTCTCAGCGTCGGACAACCTGCGGAGCGCGGCAAGCCCGGCCAGGGCCGGGGAGGGCGGGCTGACCCCTTTCCAACTGCTGGGCGCGGCCCTGGACGAGCTCGTCGAGGCGGGTGTACTGCCCCCCGGGCGTCGTACGGGCGCGGAGTTTCTGGCCTGGTCCGCGGTGCATGGTCTCGCCATGCTCCTCATCGACGGGCCCCTGCGCGGTCTAGACGAGGCCACGGCGCACAACGCCGGGCAGCGCCTGATCGACATGGTCGAGCGGGGCCTGTAG
- a CDS encoding DUF6510 family protein encodes MDELLRLDGNAAAGVLGEVFSFEATTAEYACGGCGRAGTLGGAVVYEVREMGVIVRCPGCDNALIRLAHNRNRHVVDLRGTTSFTTG; translated from the coding sequence GTGGACGAACTACTCAGGCTGGACGGGAACGCCGCGGCGGGCGTGCTCGGGGAGGTCTTCTCCTTCGAGGCGACCACCGCCGAGTACGCCTGCGGCGGCTGCGGCAGGGCGGGCACGCTCGGGGGCGCGGTCGTCTACGAGGTGAGGGAGATGGGCGTGATCGTCCGCTGCCCGGGTTGCGACAACGCCCTCATCCGGCTGGCCCACAACCGCAATCGCCACGTGGTCGACCTGAGGGGAACTACCTCCTTCACGACCGGGTAG
- a CDS encoding winged helix-turn-helix domain-containing protein: MSEARALLLAAQGLNRRLERPAGKGDVLGAIRRMGVLQIDSISVVARSPYLVLWSRLGSYEPIWLDELLAEGKLFEYWSHAACFVPVEDYGLYRRFMLEGGEKSRAWFSAHPEEVRRVLERIRERGPVRSAEFARTDGKAGGWWEWKPEKRALEHLFAAGELMISRRDPNFHRVYDLRERVLQHALPEWEDALAPTPEEVRRTLALKAVRALGVAVARWVPDYFRTPKKGIAGLLEGLAEEGSLIPARIEGRDGPAYVHPENAGLAEKAVSGGLRAGITTLLSPFDPVVWDRARALELFGFEYRIEVYTPAAKRRHGYYSLPILHRGALVGRLDAKAHRKQGTFEVKALHLEPGVNAEEDLIAGLAGTLRDCAAWHGTPEVVVRRSDPPDLAGALRSVSEASRR; encoded by the coding sequence ATGTCTGAGGCGCGGGCGCTGCTGCTCGCGGCGCAAGGGCTGAACCGGAGGTTGGAGCGGCCGGCCGGGAAGGGCGACGTTCTCGGGGCGATCCGGCGTATGGGGGTGTTGCAGATCGACTCCATCTCCGTGGTCGCCCGAAGCCCATACCTGGTGCTGTGGAGTCGGCTCGGCTCGTACGAACCTATCTGGCTGGATGAGTTGCTGGCCGAGGGCAAGCTCTTCGAGTATTGGTCGCACGCGGCCTGCTTCGTTCCCGTCGAAGATTACGGGCTGTACCGGCGGTTCATGCTGGAAGGCGGCGAGAAGAGCCGCGCCTGGTTCTCGGCCCACCCCGAGGAGGTCCGGCGCGTGCTGGAGCGTATCCGTGAGAGAGGGCCGGTGCGCTCCGCGGAGTTTGCCCGTACCGACGGGAAGGCCGGCGGCTGGTGGGAGTGGAAACCGGAGAAGCGGGCGCTCGAGCACCTGTTCGCGGCCGGAGAGCTCATGATCTCGCGCCGCGACCCGAACTTCCACCGCGTCTACGACCTGCGCGAACGCGTCCTGCAGCACGCCTTGCCCGAGTGGGAGGACGCCCTCGCGCCGACGCCGGAAGAGGTCCGCCGGACGCTCGCCCTCAAGGCCGTGCGGGCGCTCGGCGTCGCCGTGGCGCGCTGGGTACCGGACTACTTCCGCACGCCGAAGAAGGGCATAGCCGGACTGCTCGAAGGGCTGGCCGAGGAGGGATCACTTATCCCTGCCAGGATAGAGGGTAGGGACGGACCGGCCTACGTCCACCCGGAGAACGCGGGTCTAGCGGAGAAGGCCGTCTCCGGTGGCCTGCGCGCTGGCATCACCACGTTGCTCTCGCCGTTCGATCCCGTGGTCTGGGACCGGGCGCGGGCGCTGGAGCTCTTCGGGTTCGAGTACAGGATCGAGGTCTACACCCCGGCCGCCAAGCGCCGCCACGGCTACTACTCGCTTCCTATCCTGCACCGCGGAGCCCTGGTCGGAAGGCTCGACGCGAAGGCGCACCGCAAGCAAGGGACGTTCGAGGTCAAGGCGCTCCACCTGGAGCCGGGCGTGAACGCCGAAGAAGATCTCATCGCCGGCCTCGCCGGGACGCTGCGCGACTGCGCGGCGTGGCACGGCACGCCCGAGGTCGTGGTGCGCCGCTCCGACCCGCCGGATCTCGCCGGGGCGCTCCGGTCTGTGTCCGAAGCGTCGAGGAGATGA